gtcaaaaattgctttgacacagtttttgacacagtttttgatttagttttcaaaacaaaactatgtcaaaggaaacaattttttcagtttcaattttttggcagtttggagatataaaatgattaaaaatgataaattagagccctctgacaaatttttatccatttggagcaagatttgtcaaaaatggctttgacacagtttttgatttggttttgctcttgatttagttttcaaaacaaaactatgtcaaagaaaaattttttttcagtttaaattttttggcagttttgagttataaaatgattaaaaatgataaattagagccctctgacaaatgtttatccatttagagcaagatttgacaaaaaagggcttcgacacagtttttgatcgttattttttgtaaaaaataaattcttgattttttaatcgaaataacCTGTTGCAAAATGTCAAACTTGTTGAAAAACAGCTAAAAAAAAGCTAGAAAAACTTGATTTCTTAAGTCAtttagtatgaaaatgtatttcaaaatatatattaaatttctatatcccccatgttgttttttgataaaaatgatgaaggaGGAAACGTGAAACAGAAAGCGGTCCTGGAACACCCTTATggatttttacattaaattaatttcagttttcgttaaaatatttaaaaaaaatgcaaaaaaaattctttttttaacctttttttaaaaaaatatttttctcgcaaaatCGTAAGTAAGCTAAAAATATACTATCAATTTTAtcactaaaataaaatcgaagCCAATCTAATCTAtcgatgataattattttattcaattgtcATTCGCAATCGAGTGGCTTACGTGtttagtcaatttttcattcaacaataaaataaaatgttaaatattcgTCCTTTACCTCCAGGTCTCGCCAAAAAAGCCGTCGAAGAGCTCAACGAAGATCCATCTCGCATCCCAAAAGACCTCGAAGCCATTCGACAATGGTTAGCAAAATCACCGCACATCAAAGCCCGCACCGACGACCAATTCCTGCTCGCTTTTCTACGTGGATGCAAATACAGCCTCGAACgcgtcaaagaaaaattggaTCTTTTTTACTCGATTCGTCGTGCAATTCCCGAAGTTTTCGCCGAACGCGAGCCCTCGTCTTGCCCGAATGCGTGAAATTATGAAGTTGGGAGTCGTTTTGCCACTTCCCAACACCGAAACACCTGACAGCCCGAGAATTTTCCTCGTTCGTCCCGGATGTTATGACGCCGAAAAATTCGCCGTGCTCGAAACATGGAAAGTCAGCACCATGATTTTCGAGATAATGATGCGAGAGGATGACAATCTCATGGTTGCCGGA
The sequence above is drawn from the Culicoides brevitarsis isolate CSIRO-B50_1 chromosome 1, AGI_CSIRO_Cbre_v1, whole genome shotgun sequence genome and encodes:
- the LOC134832253 gene encoding LOW QUALITY PROTEIN: alpha-tocopherol transfer protein-like (The sequence of the model RefSeq protein was modified relative to this genomic sequence to represent the inferred CDS: deleted 1 base in 1 codon), which translates into the protein MLNIRPLPPGLAKKAVEELNEDPSRIPKDLEAIRQWLAKSPHIKARTDDQFLLAFLRGCKYSLERVKEKLDLFYSIRRAIPEVFAEREPSSARMREIMKLGVVLPLPNTETPDSPRIFLVRPGCYDAEKFAVLETWKVSTMIFEIMMREDDNLMVAGQIGVIDLADVTMTAFVQMTPAVIKRMTVIGQDSSPIRDKGTHFINTPPGFYQIFNIFKTFMTEKNKQRTQVHGDNVEKLFEKIPRRLFPTEYGGEAGSIASIIEYWERKIDEYTDYFIEEETEGYGTDEKKRPGKPKNAETLFGLEGSFRQLAFD